In Nocardioides nitrophenolicus, the genomic window TCTCCTCGACCGCCGAGGTGAACTGCAGGGTCGCCACGGTCGTGCCGGTCGCGAGGTCGACGACCCCGATGCCGCACCTGAGCCGGTCGTGGTGCGCGGCGAGCGGCACCTCCCCGAACACGGCCGTCTCGCGGATCCGCGACAGGCCGACGAAGGCGAGTCCCGCGTGCAGGGCCAGCCCGCGCGTGTAGCCGGGCAGCGCCGCGACGGTCTCGCGGGCGCCGGAGGCGAGGTCGACGCGCTGGAGCTGGCCCAGGCCCGAGTTCAGCACGTGGAGCCGGCCGTCGTACCAGCGCGGGGAGTGGGGCATCACCAGGCCGGACGTGATCACCTCCCCGCTCGGTACGTCGAGGACGACCCCGCTGCTCTTCGGCAGCCGCCGCCAGCCGTGGGCCTCGTCGGTGGCCGCCATCAGGGTCACCGCCGAGGCGCGGCCGTCGCGCACGGCGACGCCGTTGAGGTGGCAGCGGTCCTCGGCGGCGGGCCGGGTGATGAAGGGCGGTCGCCACAAGGGCCGGAAGTTGGCAAGGTCGTCGATCTCGGCGAGACAGGAGAAGGCGGTGTTGACCACGATCTGTCGCGGCTCGCGTCCCGGCGGGTGCAGCCAGACGAGCTCGTGGGCCTGGATGTCGCCGGTGAAGGTCGACGTACGTGGCAGGTAGCAGGTGTCGTGGGTGCCGGCCGGCGGCAGCTCGGGCGCGATGCCGGGTGCGCTCCCCAGCAGCCAGACCTGGTCGCGGCTCGCCACCCGCAGCCCCGCGCCGTCGGGGTCGACCGCCACGCCCATCGGCCGGGGGAGGGCGCGGAAGGAGACGGTGAGGCGCCCGTCGGCCGCGCCGATCGCGGCGAGCTGGCCGGCCTGGTAGGTGCTGACCAGCAGCGAGCACCCGGCATTGGTCAGGACGTCGGGCAACCCGTCACTGTGGGTCCAGGAGACCCGGGACGGCTCCGCATCCGAGCCCGGAGGAGCGTCGGCCACCGGCTCAGCCGCAGGCGGCGGCCTGGGCGGCCTTCGCCGGCGCGGCGGCGGCCTTCGCCTTCTTCAGCTTCTTCCGGGCCTTCTTGATCTTTGGCGCCGAGTGCGACCTCTTCGCCCTCGTCAGCCGCTTCTTGGCCTTGGTCACATCAGCGGCGGCGTCCGCTGCGGCGCTCGTGGCGGGAGCGCAGGCCGGGGCGGGAGTCGGGCTGGTCGGGCCGGCGGGAGGCGTCGGCACGGCGACGGTGAAGGTCCGCGCGGCGGGGGTGGGGTCGATGTTGCCGGAGGCATCGACCGCGCGCACCTCGAAGGTGTGGGTGGTGCTGCCGAGCCCGGTGGCGGTGTGCGGCGAGGTGCAGGCAGCGAACAGCTGGTCGTCGATCCGGCACTGGAAGCGGGTGGTGTCGTCGCCGACGGCGGTGAACGCGAAGCTGACGCTGCTCGAGGTGCTCACCGAGCCCGCGGCCGGCCCCGCGGCGATGGCCGTGTCGGGCGGCGTCACGTCGCCCGGGGAGTCGGCGGTGCTGCCGAGGCGCCACAGCTCGCGGCCGCGCTGCCCGTCGTCGCCTCCGAAGTAGAGGTGACCGTCGTAGACGGACGCAGCGACGCTCTCCTCCCAGCCGCCCGATCCGCCCGCGACTCCCGCGCTCCCCGGGTTCAGCTCGGCGACCAGCACCGTCCCGGCGGCCGTGCCGTCGGAGCGCCAGATCTCCCGGCCGCGGCTGCCGTCGTCGGCGGTGAGGTACAGCTCGGTGCCGAGCACGGCGAGGATCTCGGGCCCGTTGCTCCACGCGCCCGCCTCGTTGGGGTGGATGTCCTTGACCATGGCCGTACCGGCCTCGGTGCCGTCGCTGCGCCACAGCTCCCGGCCATGGGTCACGTCATCGGCGACGAAGTAGAGGACGTCCCCCATCACCCGGAACTGGCTGATGAACTTGCCGTCGGTGTCCTCCTCGTCGTCGGGGTCTCCCGCGTAGAGGTCCTTGACCCGCACCGTCCCCGGTGCGGTCCCATCGGTCTTCCACAGTTCGTTGCCGCCGTCCGGACCGTGGCCGGCGAAGAAGACGGTGTCGCCGAGGACTTTCGCGAAGGAGGCGCCGCCGTAGTCACGGGTCGCGGGCGCGGGCCCGACGTCGTCGACGGTCGTGCCGTCCGTCGTCCACAGCTCGGAGCCGGTGAACGCATAGAGGGTGTCACCGACCGGAACGAGGTAGGGGTCGTCGGCGTAGTACGAGCCTCCGGGAAGCCCCGAGGGGACGGTGCCGGCCGCAGTGCCGTCGGACCGCCAGACCTCGCGCCGGCCGTCCGCGCGGTCGCTGATGTAGTAGACGTAGCCGCCGGCAGCACGGACCTGTCCGACCCCGGCCCAGGACTCGGTCGCGGGATTGACGTCCTTGACCAGGACGGTGCCGGACTCGGTCCCGTCGGTGCGCCACAGCTCCTCGCCATGGCCGCCGTCATCGGCTGTGAAATAGAGGGCCCCGCCCATCGGGGTGAACGAGCGAGGGTAGGACCCCGCGGGTCGGGTGCCGTCCTCGTCGGACGTGGTGCCGGCGCTGATGTCCTTGACCAGCACGGTCCCGGCCGCCGTCCCGTCGCTCGTCCACAGCTCGCGCCCGTGGCTGCCGTCGTCCGCCGAGAAGTAGAGCGCCCCGCCGAACACGGCGAGGTTCGTGGGCCACGACGAGATCGGGCAGGCGTAGCTGCGGTCCTCGTCGGTGCACGTCGTCGACCCGGGGGCGATGTCCTTGACCAGGGTGGTCCCGGCGCTCGTGCCGTCCGATCTCCAGAGCTCGGTGCCGGCGACATCGTCGAAAGCGGCGAAGTACATGCTGCCGTCGAAGGTCACGAACTCGTCAGGCCAGGAGCCGTCGGGGCCGGGCGCGATGTCCTTGACCAGCTGTGGAACCAGGTCGTCGTCAGCCGCGCCCGCGGCGTACGGGCAGGTCAGTGCGGCCGCCGCCACGCTTGCGGCGACACCGATCCGGCTGAGTGCTCTGCGGGTACGTCGGCGCGCGGCTGGACTCATGGCCGCGATGCTAGGAAGCGTCGTGCCTGACCGGCAGGGGCCGCGGTGTCGTCCGATCCGCCGACAGCAGCTCACGCGCTCGCTCAGGCGCAGGCGGCTGCCTGGGCGGCTGCCGCGGTCGCGGCGGCCTTCTTGGCCTTCGCGAGCCTCTTCCTCGCCTTCTTCACCTTGGCCGGGTTGCGGGTCTTCTTCGCCTTCTTCAGCTTCACCGTGGCGCTGGTGACCTGGGCGGCGGCGCCTGCCGCCGCGGTGGTGGCCGCGGTGCAGCCCGGCTTGGTCGTCGGTACGACGGCCGGGGGCGTGGACGGCTCGGCAACCCCCTGCACCCACAGCCCGGCGCCGGTGCCGTCGTCGCCGGTGAGGAACAGGGTGCTGCCGGACGCGGCCAGGAAGCTGGGGGAGAGGTCCGCGACGCGGTGGGTGCCGGCGGCGGTGCCGTCGGTGGACCACAGCTGGCCCTTGTCGGCGGCCGCGAAGTAGAGGGTGCCGTCGACGACGGCGGTGTCGCTCCGCGAGACGCCGAAGAGCGCGCCCGGCCCGTCCGGCTCGAGGTCGGTGACCAGGCGGGTGCCGCCGGGGGTGCCGTCGGACCGCCACAGCTCGGTGCCGGTCTCGCCGTCGTCGGCCGCGAAGTAGAGGACGTGGTCGATGACGGCGAGCAGCCCGTCGACCAGCTCGATCGTGGGATCGCTGCCGACGGCCGGGTTCGTGACCCGGCTCGGCGTGCCGTCGACGATCTTCCACAGCTTGGGACCGGTGCCGTCGTCGGCGACGAAGTAGAGGGTGCTCCCATCAGCCACGAAACCGGCCGGTGTGGAGCTGTTGACGACCGGGCCGTCCTCCCCGGGAGTGGTGCCGGGATAGAGGTCGGCGACCTCCCCTGCGGAGCCGTCGGTGGCGTCGTAGGCCCAGAGCTCGTAGCCCGTGCCGCCCGGATCCGCCGCGAAGTAGAGCGTGGAGCCGACCGCCGCCATGGCGGCCGTGGGAGGCAGCCTGCTGCCGGTGTCGTTGCTGCCCCCGACCCGCACGGTCCCGGCCTCACTGCCGTCAGAGCGCCACAGCTCCCGACCGTGCACGCCGTCGTCGGCGGCGAAGTAGACCTCGCCGCCCAGCGCGGTCAGCCCGGCGCCCTCGCCCGACAACGCGTCCAGGTGGGGGCCGGCGATGTCCTTGACCATCCGGGTGCCGCTCGGGGTCCCGTCCGAGGTCCACAGCTCGCGGCCATGGATGTCGTCGCTGGCGGTGAAGTAGAGCTGGCTCCCGACCACGACCAGGTCGGTCGGCACGGAGCTGCCCGAGCCGGGATGGGCATCCTCGAGCAGCCGGGTGCCGCCCGACGTACCGTCCGAGGTCCACAGCTCCCGACCGTGGATCCCGTCGTCGGCGGAGAAGTAGGCCCGGCCGCCCATCGTCACGGTCGCGGCCGGGTCGATGAAGGCGACGACCTGGTGCAGCTCGGTCCCGGCCGCGTGGGCGGGTGCCACCGTCAACCCGACCAGCCCCGGCATCCCGAGCGCGACGACCAGTGCCCCACAGCGTCCCCAGTTCACAAGGCGCAACAGTAGGTTGGACGGCATGCGTCTCACCAAGTTCGGTCACTCCGCGGTCCGCCTCGAGCACGCCGGCACCACCCTCGTCCTCGATCCCGGCGCGTGGAGCCAGCGGGAGTCGGTCGAGGGCGTCGACGCGGTGCTGATCACCCACGAGCATCCCGACCACTACGCGCCGGACCACCTGCGGGCCACCGACGCGCCCATCTTCACCATCGACGCGGTCGCCGCCCAGATCCGCGAGCACGCCCCCGACCTGCTGGAGCGGGTCACCGTGGTGGCGCCCGACCAGGCCTGGACCATCGGCGGGATCGAGGTGCGGGCGGTGGGCGAGCTGCACGCCGTGATCCACCCGGAGCTGCCGCGCTTCCACAACAGCGGCTACCTGCTCGCTGCGGGGGAGACCACCGTGTTCCACCCGGGGGACGCGCTCCTCCCGCCGGGGGTCGCGGTCGACGTACTGCTGGCGCCGGTGTGCGCGCCGTGGATGCGGGTCTCCGAGGGCGTCGACTTCGCCCGCACGGTCGGCGCGGCCCGCAACGTCGCGATCCACGACCGGGTGTTCTCGCCCGAGGGCCTGGGCGTGGCCGACGCCCAGTTCGGCCGGTTCCTGGAGGCCGCCGGTCAGGAGTACGCCCGGCTGGCCGACGGCACCGACCTCTGACCCGCCGGCCGGGGCGATCAGCCGGCGCTCAGGTGGACCCGGCATGATGGCCTGATGCCGATCGCACGATCCACCGTCGTGGGCGCCACCACCGGCGTCCTCCTCCTCGCCGGAGCCGTGGGCTTCGGCGTCGGCCTCCCCAAGCTGGTCGACGACACCGCCGCGGTGCCCTCGCTGCCGACCAAGCTCGACGACCGGTTCGTCGCGCTCCAGAAGGTCACCCAGGAGCAGACGGGCGCCGACGCCGAGCGCTACGCCACCTTCGTCAAGGAGACCGAGGCGTCCGAGGCCGCGTCGCAGAAGGCCCTCGAGGCGCAGTACGGCGAAGCCGCCGTCCGCGCGTACATCGACGTGCCCCAGGCGACGAGCGCCGCGCAGTCGGTGCCCGCTCAGATCGCGGTCACCGTGGTCCCCGGCGAGGCCGGCCTGGTCAACCCCAGTGGCCCGTTCGTCGTCGACGACACCGACTCCGGGACCCACTACGCGCTCGAGGACATCGACGGGAGCCACTGCGCCATCGCGTGGAGCGACCCGGTCGACCAGACCACCGGCGCGCCCACCGGCGAGAAGCCGACCGGCGCCGACTACCGCGTGCAGTGCCGCAAGGCCGTCAACGGGCTCACCTACGACCTGTTCACCAACGGCCTGACGCCCGACGAGGTCGCGTCGTACGTCGACAAGGTGCTGGCCCTCACCCACCAGGCCTGAGCGCCGTGGAGGCGATGTCCGACCGGATCGCCTCCTGGGGGTACGTGGTCCTCGCGCCGCACCTGTTCCACCGCGACGGTGCCGTCGCGGACGGTCCGCTCGGCGTGACCGGCTACTGCATGGGCGGCGCGGTCGCCGTCCGGACAGCCCCCACCTCGGGCTCCCGGCCAGCCGGGCGGCGTACGTCTTCGCACACGCCGACCACGACCCGTCGATGGCGCCCGACGCGATCGCGCGGCTCGAGGAGGCACTGACGGCAGCCGGTCTGGCCCACACCAGCGCCGTCTACCCGGACGCACCCCACGGCTTCACCATGGCCGACACCAGCAGCTACCAGGAGGCCGGCGCCGAGCGGCACTACCGCGAGCTGCGGGACCTGCTCGACAGGCAGCTGCGAGGCGACGACTAGGCTGCCGCGGTGGCCCGCGCAGAGCTCGACAAGCAGCCCGCCGACGTACGACGGATGTTCGACACCGTCGCTCGGCGCTACGACCTGACCAACGACATCCTGTCCTTCGGGCAGGACCGCCGTTGGCGGCGGGACGTGCTCGCCGCGGTCGACCCGTCGTACGGCGACCGGGTGCTGGACCTCGCCGCCGGGACCGGCACCTCCAGCCAGCCCTTCCTCGACGCCGGCGCCTCGGTGGTGCCGTGCGACTTCTCGATCGGCATGCTCCAGGTCGGCAAGAAGCAGCTGCCCCACCTGCCGTTCACCGCCGGCGACGGCACCCGGCTGCCGTTCCGCGACGCCACCTTCGACGCGGTCACCATCTCCTTCGGGCTGCGCAACATCGTCGACCCGCTCGCCGGACTCGCCGAGATGCGCCGGGTCACCAAGCCGGGCGGGCGGCTGGTGGTCTGCGAGTTCAGCCACCCCACCTGGTCGCCGTGGCGCACCGTCTACATCGAGTACCTGATGAAGGCGCTGCCCGCCGTCGCCCGCACCGTCTCCTCGGCCCCCGACGCCTACGTCTACCTGGCCGAGTCGATCCGGGCCTGGCCCGACCAGCGCGGTCTCGCCGACCTGATCGCCGAGGCGGGCTGGACCAAGCCGGAGTGGCGCAACCTCTCGGGCGGCATCGTCGCCCTGCACCGCGCGACGGCCTGACCCGCCTCGTGGACCCGTCCGTCGGCCGCGTGGAGTGGACCGTCACCGCGGCCGAGCAGGCCACGCTGATCCGTACGACGACCTGGCGGCTGTGGCGCCGGCTCTCGCTCTACCTGGTGCTCCTGTTCGGCTGCGCCCTGGCGGTGCTCGGCGCGGCCCGCTGGGACACGCCCGGCCTGCTCCTGGGCCCGGTGGCCGCAGGCGCCATGGCTGCCTGGTTCTGGTTCTCCGCGCGTGGCCCGGTGCGCCGGATGCTCGTCGCGGCGTACCCGGTCGGTGCCACCGTGGCCGCCGAGGCGAGCGCGGAGGCGCTGCGGCTCGAGACGGCGGCGGGGGCCAGTGAGCTGCCCTGGGAGCGGCTGACCCGGGTGCTGCCCGGGCCGGTCGTCGTCCTCGCTCGCGACGAGGTCGGCCGACAGTGGGTCACCATCCCGCGGCAGCTGCTGCCGGACGCCTGGCTGGCGCGGCTGCCGGCCTGACGAAACCGCTACTGCCGAGCCGACGAAACCGCTACTCTGGATGGCGTGACCTATCTTCCGCGGATCGCCGACGAGGCTCTGGCTGCCGCGATCGACACCTTCCCGGTCGTCATGCTCGACGGTGCCCGAGCGGCCGGGAAGACCACCTCTGCCGCGCGGGTGGTCACGTCGGAGCTCCGATTCCCCCGTGACCTCGCATTCGTCCAGGCGGATCCAGGTGGAGTCCTGGCCGACGAGATTCGTCCGGTTCTGGTCGATGAATGGCAGTTGGCGGGCACCGAGCTGCTCTGGGCCGCCAAGTCCATCGTCGACGCAGATCCCGCGCCGGGAGGCTTCATCCTCGCCGGCTCGGTCGAGCCCGAGGCATATGGTCCGACGTACCCGCTGACGGGGCGCAGCGTCCGGATCGCACTGCGTCCGATGACCCGGCGAGAGCTCGAAGGAGGCGGCGCCGAGCCGCTGTGGCTCGAGCGGCTGCTTGCCGGCCAGGTCGCGACGCCGGGACGCCGACACCCACGATTCGACATCGGGGACCTGGCGATCACCGGGTTCCCCGCCGCGGCGAGACTCGCTGGGAGTGCTGACTGGCTGCGGTCCTACGCCGGCACGATCGCCGAACGGAGCGTCGAGGACAAGCGCGATCCGGTGCGGGTCAACCGGCTGCTGCGGGTGCTGGCCGAGTGTGAGTCACAAGCCGTCCCCGACGAGTACCTGTGGCGTTCTGCCGACATCAACCGGGTGACCCTGGCTGCCTATGAGCAGATGCTGACCCGCACCCACATCAGAGCGGACCTACCGGCGTGGGAGAGCAACAGGATCAAACGCATCACCACCTATCCCAAGCGGCAGTACGTCGACACCGCGCTGGCTCTGGCCCTCGCGCGGATCGGGCCCGACCAGCTGCGCCGCGACCCGGCGCTGGCCGGGCGCTTCCTCGAGTCCTTCGTCGCGACCCAGCTCCGCCCGGAGTGCGACCGACTCGGCGGCGTCCTGCACCACGTCCGGACCAAAGGCGGCGAACGCGAGGTCGACCTGCTGATCGAGCTCGACCACGGGCTCGTGGCGGTGGAGGTCAAGGCCGGCGTGGAACCGCGACCCGCTGACGCGCGGCACCTGCTCTGGTTGCGCGAACAGCTCGGGGACCGACTCCTGGCGACCGTGGTCCTCCACCGGGGTGAGGCCACCTTCGAGCTGGTCGACGGCGTCTGGGCCGTTCCGGTCACCTCGCTGTGGACCTGACGGGCCGCGCCCCTGCGCCCGCCGAATTACGCAACCCTCTCGTGCGTTAAATCCCCAGGTCAGGGGCGGTTTTCGGGTTTCCGGGCGGCGCGGAGCCGGCTTTGGGCACCCCCCTGTGCCGAGGTCTCCGAGCAGTGGCAATATGTGTGGCACGCCACTAGTGATTCTGTTCACAAGATCACGAGAGGGAGTCTCATGGAGCTCTACACGCCGGTGCTGGTGCTGGCGGCTCTGGCCGCGCTGTTCGCGGTCGGGTCGGTCGTCATGAGCACGATGGTCGGGCCACGGCGCTACAACCGCGCCAAGTACGACTCCTACGAGTGCGGCATCGAGCCGACTCCCCAGGCGCTGACCGGACGCTTCCCGGTGAAGTACTTCATCACCGCGATGCTCTTCATCGTCTTCGACGTCGAGATCATCTTCCTCTACCCCTGGGCCGTGCGCTTCGACGCGATGGCCTGGTTCGGGCTGATCGAGATGGTCCTGTTCATCGCCACCGTCTTCGTCGCCTACGCCTATGTCTGGCGTCGTGGCGGCCTGGACTGGGACTGACCGGAGGGACACACCATGGGTGTCGAGGAGAAGCTCCCCAGCGGAGTCCTGCTGAGCACGGTCGAGGGACTGGCCGGCTACATGCGCAAGGCCAGCTTCTGGCCGGCGACCTTCGGGCTCGCGTGCTGCGCGATCGAGATGATGACCAGCGGTGGCCCCAAGTACGACCTCGCCCGGTTCGGCATGGAGGTGTTCCGGGCCAGCCCGCGCCAGGCCGACCTGATGATCGTCGCCGGGCGGGTCAGCCAGAAGATGGCGCCGGTGCTGCGCCAGATCTACGACCAGATGGCCGAGCCCAAGTGGGTGCTGGCGATGGGCGTGTGCGCCAGCAGCGGCGGCATGTTCAACAACTACGCGATCGTCCAGGGCGTCGACCACGTCGTGCCCGTCGACATGTACCTCCCCGGCTGCCCGCCGCGCCCGGAGATGCTGATCGACGCGATCCTCAAGCTCCACGACAAGGTCCAGCACACGCCCCTCGGCGCCAACCGCCAGGCTCAGATCCGCGAGCTCGAGGCCGAGGGCCTGGTGGCGCTGCCGACCAGCGACATGAGGGGGATGCTGCGGTGAGCGACGAGAAGCCGGCCGGCCCCGACAAGGCCGTCGAGCAGCCCGCCACCGGGCAGTCGCCCGAGAACGCGCCCGAGTCCCTCGGCGAGCCCGGCGTCGAGATCCGCGCCGTCGGCGAGCGCCGCGGGATGTTCGGCGTGAAGGGCTCCGGCGACACGAGCGGGTACGACGGCCTGGTGGTCCCCGTGGTGCTGCCCGGTGCCGCGCAGCGTCCCTACGGCGGCTGGTTCGACACCGTGGCCGACGTGCTCGACCCGCTGATCGAGCAGGTCGTGATCCACCGGGGCGAGATCACCTTCCACGTCCACCGCGACCACCTGCTCGAGGTGGCGACCAAGCTCCGCGACGACCCGAGCCTGCGCTTCGAGCTGCTCTCGGGAGTCAGCGGCGTCCACTACCCGGGCGACGCGGGCCGCGAGCTGCACGCGGTCTACCACCTGATGTCGTTCACCTGGAACCGCCGGGTCCGGGTCGAGGTCGCCGTACCCGACAGCGACCCGCACCTGCCGTCGCTCGTGCCGATCTATCCCGCGGCCGACTGGCACGAGCGGGAGACCTGGGACATGTTCGGCCTGCAGTTCGACGGCCACCCGGCACTGACCCGGATCCTGATGCCCGACGACTGGCCGGGCCACCCGCAGCGCAAGGACTACCCCCTCGGCGGCATCCCCGTCGAGTACAAGGGCGCGAGCGTGCCACCGCCGGACCAGCGGAGGAGCTACAACTGATGAGCACCGACTTCTACGCCGACGCCAGCGACACGGCCGAGGGCAGGGTCTTCACCGTCACCGGCCAGGACTGGGACGAGATCGCCGCCGACCTGGGGGAGGGCGACGCGGCCGAGCGGATCGTCGTCAACATGGGTCCGCAGCACCCCTCGACCCACGGCGTGCTCCGGCTGATCCTCGAGATCGAGGGCGAGACGGTCACCGAGGCCCGCTGCGGGATCGGCTACCTCCACACCGGCATCGAGAAGAACATGGAGTTCCGCTCCTGGACCCAGGGCGTGACCTTCTGCACCCGGATGGACTATCTCGCGCCCTTCTTCAACGAGATGACCTATGTGCTGGGTGTGGAGCGGCTGCTCGACATCGAGGACCAGATCCCCGAGAAGGCCCAGATCATGCGGGTCCTGCTCATGGAGCTCAACCGGATCTCCTCCCACCTGGTCTGCATCGCCACCGGCGGCATGGAGATCGGGGCGCTCACGGTGATGACCATCGGCTTCCGCGAGCGCGAGCTGGTCCTCGACCTGTTCGAGCTGATCACCGGCCTGCGGATGAACCACGCGTTCATCCGTCCGGGCGGCGTCGCGCAGGACCTGCCGCCCGGCGCGCTCGACGAGATCCGCTCCTTCGTCGCGCTGATGAAGAAGCGGCTGCCCGAGTACGCCGCGCTGTGCAACGCGAACCCGATCTTCAAGGCCCGCCTCGAGAACGTCGGCCACCTCGACCTCGAGGGCTGCATGGCGCTCGGCCTGACCGGACCGGTGCTGCGCAGCACCGGCTACGGCTACGACCTGCGCAAGGCCCAGCCCTACTGCGGCTACGAGACCTACGACTTCGACGTGCAGACCTGGGACACCGCCGACTCCTACGGCCGGTTCCGGGTCCGGCTCAACGAGATGCACGAGTCGCTCAAGATCATCGAGCAGGCCGCCGACCGGCTGGCCCGGCTCGAGGGCGCGCCGGTCATGGTCGCCGACAAGAAGATCGCCTGGCCCAGCCAGCTGTCCATCGGCAGCGACGGGATGGGCAACAGCCTCGACCACATCCGCCACATCATGGGTGAGTCGATGGAGGCGCTGATCCACCACTTCAAGCTGGTGACCGAGGGCTTCCGGGTCCCGGCCGGCCAGGCCTACGTGCCGGTCGAGTCGCCGCGCGGCGAGCTCGGCGCCCACGTCGTCTCCGACGGCGGCACCCGACCGTTCCGGGCGCACTTCCGCGACCCGTCGTTCAACAACCTCCAGGCGATGGGCCTGATGAGCGAGGGCGGCCAGATCGCCGACGTCATCGTCGCCATCGCGAGCATCGACCCCGTGATGGGAGGCGTCGACCGATGAGCACCCCGCCGCTGGACGACAAGACGCTCGCCGAGCTGCGCGAGATCGCCGGGCGCTACCCCGAGCCGCGCTCGGGGCTGCTGCCGATGCTGCACCTCGTGCAGGCGGCCCAGGGCCGGATCACCCCCGAGGGCATCGAGGCGTGCGCCGCGATCCTCGAGATCAGCGCCGCCGAGGTCAACGGCGTCGCGACCTTCTACACGATGTACAAGCGCCACGGCGTCGGCGACTACCACGTCGGCGTGTGCACCAACACCCTGTGCGCGGTGATGGGCGGCGACGCCATCTTCCAGCGGCTCAAGGACCACCTCGAGATCGGCAACGACGAGGTCGCCGTCCAGCGCCAGGGCGACTCGCGCACGGTGAGCCTGGAGCACATCGAGTGCAATGCGGCCTGCGACTACGCGCCGGTGCTGATGGTCAACTGGGAGTTCATGGACAACCAGACCCCCGAGTCGGCGGTCCAGCTGGTCGAGGCGCTGCGCGCCGGCCACGAGGTCAGCTCCACCCGCGGTCCCAAGCTCTGCACCTGGCGCGAGGCCGAGCGGGTGCTCGCCGGCTTCCCCGACGGCCGGGTCGACGAGGGGCCGTCCGCGGGCGCCGCCTCCCTCGCCGGACTCGAGGTCGCCCGCCAGCGCGGCTGGCACGCTCCCGACCCGGCGGCCACGCCGGCCGTCGAGGCCCCGCAGAAGGACGGTGACGCATGACCGACACGCTGACCCCGGTCCTCACCGACATCTGGGACGCCGAGCAGTCCTGGAAG contains:
- a CDS encoding NADH-quinone oxidoreductase subunit D, which translates into the protein MSTDFYADASDTAEGRVFTVTGQDWDEIAADLGEGDAAERIVVNMGPQHPSTHGVLRLILEIEGETVTEARCGIGYLHTGIEKNMEFRSWTQGVTFCTRMDYLAPFFNEMTYVLGVERLLDIEDQIPEKAQIMRVLLMELNRISSHLVCIATGGMEIGALTVMTIGFRERELVLDLFELITGLRMNHAFIRPGGVAQDLPPGALDEIRSFVALMKKRLPEYAALCNANPIFKARLENVGHLDLEGCMALGLTGPVLRSTGYGYDLRKAQPYCGYETYDFDVQTWDTADSYGRFRVRLNEMHESLKIIEQAADRLARLEGAPVMVADKKIAWPSQLSIGSDGMGNSLDHIRHIMGESMEALIHHFKLVTEGFRVPAGQAYVPVESPRGELGAHVVSDGGTRPFRAHFRDPSFNNLQAMGLMSEGGQIADVIVAIASIDPVMGGVDR
- the nuoE gene encoding NADH-quinone oxidoreductase subunit NuoE; this encodes MSTPPLDDKTLAELREIAGRYPEPRSGLLPMLHLVQAAQGRITPEGIEACAAILEISAAEVNGVATFYTMYKRHGVGDYHVGVCTNTLCAVMGGDAIFQRLKDHLEIGNDEVAVQRQGDSRTVSLEHIECNAACDYAPVLMVNWEFMDNQTPESAVQLVEALRAGHEVSSTRGPKLCTWREAERVLAGFPDGRVDEGPSAGAASLAGLEVARQRGWHAPDPAATPAVEAPQKDGDA
- a CDS encoding NADH-quinone oxidoreductase subunit C is translated as MSDEKPAGPDKAVEQPATGQSPENAPESLGEPGVEIRAVGERRGMFGVKGSGDTSGYDGLVVPVVLPGAAQRPYGGWFDTVADVLDPLIEQVVIHRGEITFHVHRDHLLEVATKLRDDPSLRFELLSGVSGVHYPGDAGRELHAVYHLMSFTWNRRVRVEVAVPDSDPHLPSLVPIYPAADWHERETWDMFGLQFDGHPALTRILMPDDWPGHPQRKDYPLGGIPVEYKGASVPPPDQRRSYN